The window CCGGGTACTTGGTCAGCTCGGCGAGGATGTCGTCCATCGGCTGGTTGAGGTCGATCCGCACGACGTCCGACGACTCGTCCAGGTGCTCGTCCGTGGTCTCCGGCAGGAACCGCGCCGGGTCCGTCTCCAGCTGCTCCAGGAAGACACCCTCGGCGGTGATCTTCGCGACGGCCTGCCGGTCGGCCGAGCAGGACACGGCGATCGCGACGGGGCACGAGGCGCCGTGCCGCGGCAGCCGGACGACCCGCACGTCGTGGCAGAAGTACTTGCCGCCGAACTGCGCGCCGATCCCGATCTTCTGCGTCAGCTCGAAGACCTTCTCCTCCAGCTCCTTGTCCCGGAAGCCGTGCCCGAGCGGCGAGCCCTCGGCCGGGATCTCGTCCAGGTAGTGCGCGGAGGCGTACTTCGCGGTCTTCAGCGCGTACTCGGCGCTCGTACCGCCGACCACGATCGCGAGGTGGTACGGCGGGCACGCGGCCGTGCCCAGCGAACGGATCTTCTGCTCCAGGAACTTCATCATGGAGGCCTCGTTCAGGACGGCCTTCGTCTCCTGGTACAGGAACGACTTGTTGGCCGACCCGCCGCCCTTGGCCATGAACAGGAACTTGTAGGCGCCGCCGTCCGTGGCGTACAGCTCGATCTGCGCCGGCAGGTTCGACCCGGTGTTCTTCTCCTCCCACATGGTGAGCGGAGCCATCTGCGAGTAGCGCAGGTTCAGGTTCAGATAGGCGTCGTAGATGCCCTGGGACAGGGCCTTCTCGTCCCCGCCCTCGGTGAGCACGTTCTGCCCGCGCTTGCCCATGACGATCGCCGTACCGGTGTCCTGGCACATGGGAAGGACGCCCGCGGCCGCGATGTTCGCGTTCTTCAGCAGGTCCAGGGCGACGAACTTGTCGTTGCCCGACGCCTCGGGGTCGTCGATGATCCGGCGGAGCTGCGCGAGGTGCGCCGGCCGCAGATAGTGCTGGATGTCGTGGATGGCCTCGGCGGCCAGCTTGCGCAGCGCCTCCGGCTCCACCTTGAGGAACGTGCGCCCGTCGGCCTCGAAGGTGGAGACACCCTCGGAGGTCACCAGCCGGTACGGGGTGGTGTCCTCTCCCATGGGGAGCAGATCGGTGTACTCGAACTCAGGCATGTCGCCCATTCCTCACTCGGCACTCGGCACTCGGCTCTCGGCGCTCGACAAGACGGCGCGGCTGGCCTCCATCGGCAGCGCTCACCAGCGTAGAACCTG is drawn from Streptomyces bottropensis ATCC 25435 and contains these coding sequences:
- a CDS encoding fumarate hydratase; its protein translation is MPEFEYTDLLPMGEDTTPYRLVTSEGVSTFEADGRTFLKVEPEALRKLAAEAIHDIQHYLRPAHLAQLRRIIDDPEASGNDKFVALDLLKNANIAAAGVLPMCQDTGTAIVMGKRGQNVLTEGGDEKALSQGIYDAYLNLNLRYSQMAPLTMWEEKNTGSNLPAQIELYATDGGAYKFLFMAKGGGSANKSFLYQETKAVLNEASMMKFLEQKIRSLGTAACPPYHLAIVVGGTSAEYALKTAKYASAHYLDEIPAEGSPLGHGFRDKELEEKVFELTQKIGIGAQFGGKYFCHDVRVVRLPRHGASCPVAIAVSCSADRQAVAKITAEGVFLEQLETDPARFLPETTDEHLDESSDVVRIDLNQPMDDILAELTKYPVKTRLSLSGPLVVARDIAHAKIKERLDAGEGMPQYLKDHPVYYAGPAKTPEGYASGSFGPTTAGRMDSYVEQFQAAGGSKVMLAKGNRSKQVTDACDTHGGFYLGSIGGPAARLAQDCIKKVEVVEYEELGMEAVWKIEVEDFPAFVVVDDKGNDFFQDPAPAPTFTTIPVRGPGLA